A genomic stretch from Bacillota bacterium includes:
- the fliG gene encoding flagellar motor switch protein FliG → MLRTPGGRQKAAVLLISLGPEISAQVFRHLREEEIEQLTLEIANVRKVSPDSRARVFEEFMQMSYAREYMARGGIEYAKELLEKALGAQKALDILHRLTATLQVRPFDFARKTDPGQLRNFIQNEHPQTIALVLAYLQAEQAAAILSALPPELQADVARRIALMDRTSPEIIREVERVLERKLSSLTTQDFAAAGGLEAVVEVLNRVDRSTEKSIMETLGINDPQLAEEIKKRMFLFEDIVTLDDRSVQRILREVDLNRDLPMALKVASEEVKHKIFRNLSKRAVENLKENMDYLGPVRLREVEEAQQKIVNVIRRLEEEGEVVIARGGGEEIVV, encoded by the coding sequence ATGCTCAGGACCCCCGGGGGCAGGCAAAAGGCAGCCGTGCTGCTCATCTCCCTGGGACCGGAGATATCGGCCCAGGTCTTTCGGCACCTGCGGGAGGAGGAGATAGAGCAGCTCACCCTGGAGATCGCCAACGTGCGCAAGGTGTCTCCCGATTCGCGGGCGCGGGTGTTCGAGGAATTCATGCAGATGTCCTACGCGCGGGAGTACATGGCCCGGGGCGGTATCGAGTACGCCAAGGAGCTGCTGGAGAAGGCCCTGGGGGCGCAGAAAGCGCTGGACATCCTGCACCGCCTCACCGCCACCCTGCAGGTCCGCCCCTTCGACTTCGCCCGCAAGACAGACCCGGGCCAGCTGCGCAACTTCATTCAGAACGAGCATCCCCAGACCATCGCCCTGGTGCTGGCCTACCTGCAGGCAGAACAGGCAGCGGCCATCCTCTCCGCCCTCCCTCCGGAGCTGCAGGCGGACGTGGCCCGGCGCATCGCCCTCATGGATCGCACTTCCCCCGAGATCATCCGCGAGGTGGAGAGGGTGCTGGAACGCAAGCTCAGCTCTCTCACCACCCAGGACTTCGCTGCCGCGGGTGGGCTGGAGGCGGTGGTGGAGGTGCTCAACCGGGTCGACCGTTCCACGGAGAAGTCCATCATGGAGACCCTGGGAATCAACGACCCCCAGCTGGCAGAGGAAATCAAGAAGCGCATGTTCCTGTTCGAGGACATCGTCACCCTGGATGACAGGTCCGTGCAGCGCATCCTGCGGGAAGTGGACCTGAATCGCGACCTGCCCATGGCTCTCAAGGTGGCCTCCGAGGAGGTCAAACACAAGATCTTCCGCAACCTCTCCAAGCGCGCCGTGGAGAACCTGAAGGAGAACATGGATTACCTGGGTCCCGTGCGCCTGCGCGAGGTGGAG
- the fliF gene encoding flagellar basal-body MS-ring/collar protein FliF — MNRGLGWWRGLLPGARTMLGLGVVAAVLGGALMMFLSQPRFVPLYTGLDISDAAGITQKLSEQGVPYRLQDDGRTVLVPDQQVYQARLNLAAQGLPRQGTVGFEILDKPPLGATEADRRLAYLRALQGELARTIAQVEGVEQVRVHVVVPEPQLFAAQERPVTAAVFLKLRPGAELNGEQVGGIVHLVTHSVEGLRPDGVSVVDQLGRVLSARLEEENTPSGAAGRLLDVQHQFQSDLERRLQSLLEQVLGIGNVATRVTAELNFDSRTVERQLFEPGSPDGVVRSIQQLEETFSGPAGSLPPTDGNIPGYQAGGQGGPSSYQRREVTRNLEVGQVREHTVVMPGSVKRLSVAVVVNRELESAQQEAISRLVAAAIGSDPARQDQITVLGIPFAARGVDLGEKPPTPPVSSPIPDWRYLAAGGGGLALLLVLWWRGRRRRRRAAVPEAVSAPAPAPAAEAVAAQVPSEEPEVLADEARLRVEVEKLARKSPDAVAQLIRAWMAEE; from the coding sequence TTGAACAGGGGTTTGGGTTGGTGGCGGGGGCTCTTGCCCGGCGCCCGCACGATGCTCGGCCTGGGTGTGGTGGCGGCGGTGCTGGGGGGCGCCTTGATGATGTTTCTCAGCCAGCCCCGTTTTGTCCCTCTCTATACCGGGCTGGACATCTCCGATGCCGCCGGGATCACCCAGAAGCTGTCCGAGCAGGGGGTCCCCTACCGGCTCCAGGACGATGGGCGCACGGTGCTGGTCCCCGACCAGCAGGTATACCAGGCCCGCCTGAATCTGGCCGCCCAGGGACTGCCACGACAGGGCACGGTGGGGTTCGAGATCCTGGACAAGCCTCCCCTGGGTGCCACCGAAGCCGACCGGCGGCTGGCATACCTGCGGGCGCTGCAGGGAGAGCTGGCGCGTACCATCGCCCAGGTGGAAGGGGTGGAGCAGGTCCGCGTGCACGTGGTGGTGCCGGAGCCCCAGTTGTTTGCGGCTCAGGAGCGCCCCGTCACCGCCGCCGTCTTCCTCAAGCTGCGTCCCGGCGCCGAACTGAACGGGGAACAGGTAGGCGGCATCGTCCACCTGGTGACCCACAGCGTGGAGGGGCTGCGTCCGGATGGCGTTTCCGTGGTGGACCAGCTGGGGCGGGTTCTGTCTGCCCGCCTGGAGGAAGAGAACACACCCTCGGGTGCGGCGGGCCGCCTGCTCGACGTGCAGCACCAGTTCCAGTCCGACCTGGAGCGGCGGCTGCAGTCCCTCCTGGAGCAGGTGCTGGGGATCGGCAACGTGGCGACCCGGGTGACGGCGGAGCTGAACTTCGACAGCCGTACCGTGGAGCGGCAACTGTTCGAACCGGGCTCCCCCGATGGCGTGGTGCGGAGCATTCAGCAACTGGAGGAGACGTTCTCCGGTCCGGCCGGGAGCCTGCCGCCCACCGACGGTAACATCCCCGGGTACCAGGCGGGCGGCCAGGGCGGACCCTCCTCCTACCAGCGCCGGGAGGTTACCCGCAACCTGGAAGTGGGGCAGGTACGGGAGCACACAGTGGTGATGCCCGGGAGCGTGAAACGGCTCTCCGTGGCGGTGGTGGTGAACAGGGAACTGGAGTCCGCCCAGCAGGAAGCCATCAGCCGCCTGGTGGCGGCGGCTATCGGGTCCGACCCGGCCCGCCAGGACCAGATCACCGTACTGGGGATACCCTTCGCCGCCCGGGGAGTGGATCTGGGGGAGAAGCCCCCCACCCCGCCGGTTTCCTCCCCTATCCCCGACTGGCGCTATCTGGCAGCCGGAGGGGGTGGGTTGGCCTTGCTGCTTGTCCTGTGGTGGCGGGGACGGCGCCGGCGCCGGCGGGCGGCCGTGCCCGAAGCGGTATCCGCTCCCGCGCCGGCACCGGCAGCCGAAGCGGTCGCCGCTCAGGTGCCGTCTGAGGAACCGGAGGTGCTCGCCGACGAGGCACGCCTGCGGGTGGAAGTAGAGAAGCTGGCGCGCAAGTCGCCGGATGCGGTGGCCCAGCTCATCAGGGCCTGGATGGCGGAGGAGTGA
- the fliE gene encoding flagellar hook-basal body complex protein FliE, translating into MTGVGGISPAGGRPFVVDRVSFPGASRAEVARGGGTEAPAVGQGPAEGGPATGSFGGLLGRALDELSSLENRADMLTARLAQGEPVELHEVVIATEKAQLALDLAVQLRNRAVEAYQEIMRMPV; encoded by the coding sequence GTGACCGGAGTGGGCGGGATATCGCCGGCGGGAGGGCGACCTTTCGTTGTGGACCGGGTCAGTTTCCCGGGTGCGTCGCGGGCGGAAGTGGCGCGTGGGGGTGGGACAGAGGCGCCGGCGGTGGGGCAGGGGCCCGCCGAAGGGGGCCCGGCCACAGGGTCCTTCGGCGGGTTGCTGGGTAGGGCCCTGGACGAGCTCTCCTCCCTGGAGAACCGGGCCGACATGCTCACCGCCCGGCTGGCCCAGGGCGAGCCGGTAGAGCTGCACGAGGTGGTGATCGCCACCGAGAAGGCTCAGCTGGCCCTGGATCTGGCCGTGCAGCTGCGCAACCGGGCGGTGGAGGCTTACCAGGAGATCATGAGGATGCCGGTGTGA
- the flgC gene encoding flagellar basal body rod protein FlgC: MKLFRAMDVSASALTAQRLRMEVSAANLANAESTRTAEGGPYRRRLVRLGERSPAPPRGESWGRSLAVAAGMPDRAGGAVGGEGVRVLGIQEDGTPLRREYRPGHPDADASGYVQLPNVNPALEMVELIAASRAYEASLAALETAKSMAQRTLDLGR; the protein is encoded by the coding sequence ATGAAGCTCTTCCGGGCCATGGACGTGAGTGCCTCTGCGTTGACGGCCCAGCGCCTCCGCATGGAGGTGTCGGCAGCGAACCTGGCCAACGCGGAATCCACCCGCACTGCCGAGGGCGGACCCTACCGCCGGCGGCTGGTGCGGCTGGGTGAGCGCAGCCCCGCTCCCCCCCGGGGAGAGAGCTGGGGACGATCGCTGGCCGTGGCCGCCGGCATGCCCGATCGGGCGGGGGGAGCGGTGGGCGGAGAAGGAGTGCGGGTGCTGGGCATACAGGAAGACGGCACTCCCCTGCGCCGGGAGTACCGGCCCGGCCACCCCGATGCGGACGCGTCGGGCTACGTGCAGCTTCCTAACGTCAACCCGGCCCTGGAGATGGTGGAGCTGATCGCCGCCAGCCGCGCATACGAGGCCAGCCTGGCTGCCCTGGAAACCGCCAAGTCCATGGCTCAGCGCACCCTGGACCTGGGGCGGTGA
- the flgB gene encoding flagellar basal body rod protein FlgB has translation MGEPFSTWQVRGLERALEAAVRRNEALADNVANADTPGYKRQDVPFATELRRAGEKLALARTDPAHLPGPRPAAVTPVVRETTTGRPDGNNVDIEFELASLAENGLWYQTLIRQLGARFAMWRTAITEGRK, from the coding sequence ATGGGTGAACCCTTCTCAACCTGGCAGGTACGGGGGCTGGAGAGAGCCCTGGAGGCTGCCGTGCGCCGCAACGAGGCGCTGGCGGACAACGTGGCTAATGCGGACACCCCCGGTTACAAACGCCAGGATGTTCCTTTTGCCACCGAATTGCGGCGGGCCGGAGAAAAGCTCGCTCTGGCGAGGACCGATCCCGCTCACCTTCCCGGTCCCCGGCCGGCGGCCGTCACGCCCGTGGTCCGCGAAACCACCACGGGCAGGCCCGACGGCAACAATGTGGACATCGAGTTCGAGCTGGCCTCCCTGGCGGAAAACGGCCTGTGGTACCAGACTCTCATTCGCCAGCTGGGGGCCAGGTTCGCCATGTGGCGCACCGCGATCACGGAAGGGAGGAAGTAG
- the codY gene encoding GTP-sensing pleiotropic transcriptional regulator CodY has translation MSSLLAKTREVNRMLQKAAGRPVDLRDMAEALSDLISCNVYVVDRQGRILGHGLMHEFECEILRDEVLDRDRFPEDYNDKILKIEETSPNIRQGQRRCVFNREKGCIYEEKVTTIVPINGGGERLGTMLLARYGEEFTDEDLVLAEYAATVVAMEMLRAKSEALEEEARKKAAVQVAIGTLSFSELEAIRHIFDELKGREGFLVASKIADRVGITRSVIVNALRKFESAGVIESRSLGMKGTYIRVLNDRLLEELNRIKAQRG, from the coding sequence ATGAGCAGTTTGCTGGCCAAAACCCGGGAGGTCAACCGCATGCTGCAGAAGGCAGCGGGTCGGCCCGTCGACCTCCGGGATATGGCCGAAGCCCTGTCGGACCTCATCTCGTGCAACGTGTACGTGGTGGACCGGCAGGGACGCATCCTGGGCCACGGGCTCATGCACGAGTTCGAGTGCGAGATCTTGAGGGACGAGGTCCTTGACCGGGACCGGTTTCCGGAAGACTACAACGACAAGATCCTGAAGATCGAGGAGACCTCTCCCAACATCCGCCAGGGTCAGCGCCGGTGTGTGTTCAACCGGGAGAAAGGGTGCATCTACGAAGAGAAGGTCACCACCATCGTGCCCATCAATGGAGGCGGGGAACGCCTGGGCACCATGCTCCTGGCCCGCTACGGGGAGGAGTTCACCGACGAGGATCTGGTCCTGGCCGAGTACGCGGCCACCGTGGTGGCTATGGAGATGCTGCGGGCCAAGTCCGAGGCCCTGGAGGAGGAAGCGCGCAAGAAGGCGGCGGTGCAGGTGGCCATTGGCACCCTTTCCTTCTCCGAACTGGAGGCCATCCGGCACATCTTCGACGAGCTCAAGGGCCGGGAAGGATTTCTGGTGGCCTCCAAGATCGCGGATCGGGTGGGCATCACCCGGTCGGTGATCGTGAACGCGCTGCGCAAGTTCGAGAGCGCCGGGGTCATCGAGTCGCGCTCGCTGGGGATGAAGGGCACCTACATCAGGGTTCTCAACGACCGCCTGCTGGAGGAGTTGAATCGCATCAAGGCCCAGCGGGGCTAA
- the hslU gene encoding ATP-dependent protease ATPase subunit HslU — translation MDDLTPRQIVAELDRYIIGQDEAKRAVAIALRNRMRRRRLPPELQEEVAPKNILMIGPTGVGKTEIARRLARLVNAPFVKVEATKFTEVGYVGRDVDAMVRDLAEASIRMVKQERMEEVKERAEQLAEERLLEILAPLPHREPAPRNPLEALFGQLTHERVEPGDFEERLRQARAERRIVERRLAGGELEGELVEIEVEDTSSPMVDIFSAAGAEELSINFQDMLGGILPKRRKKRKVTVAQARRILAQEEAQKLIDMDAAVADAIYRAEQYGIIFIDEIDKIAGREAGVGPDVSREGVQRDILPIVEGSTVNTKYGAVKTDHMLFIAAGAFHISKPSDLIPELQGRFPIRVELKALTKEDFKRILVEPQNSLVKQYRALLATEGVEVEFRQEALDEIAELAWQVNGQTENIGARRLHTVMEKLLEDLSFEAGEAGPHRVVIDRDYVRQKLADLVKDTDLSRYIL, via the coding sequence GTGGACGATCTCACTCCCCGCCAGATAGTGGCTGAGCTGGACAGGTACATCATCGGGCAGGACGAGGCGAAGCGCGCGGTGGCCATCGCTCTGCGCAACCGCATGCGGCGGCGCCGGCTACCGCCCGAACTGCAGGAGGAAGTGGCTCCCAAGAACATCCTCATGATCGGGCCCACGGGGGTGGGCAAAACCGAGATCGCCCGCCGCCTGGCCAGGCTGGTCAATGCCCCCTTCGTGAAGGTGGAGGCGACCAAGTTCACCGAGGTGGGGTACGTGGGCCGCGACGTGGACGCCATGGTGCGCGACCTGGCGGAGGCTTCCATCCGCATGGTCAAGCAGGAACGCATGGAAGAGGTGAAGGAGAGGGCCGAGCAGCTGGCCGAGGAGCGGTTGCTGGAGATCCTGGCCCCTCTGCCTCACCGCGAACCCGCGCCCCGCAACCCCTTGGAGGCCCTGTTCGGGCAGCTTACCCACGAGCGGGTCGAGCCCGGCGATTTCGAAGAGCGGCTGCGCCAGGCCCGGGCCGAGCGCCGCATCGTGGAAAGGCGGCTGGCCGGGGGCGAGCTGGAAGGGGAGTTGGTGGAGATCGAGGTCGAGGACACCTCGTCTCCCATGGTCGACATCTTTTCCGCGGCCGGGGCCGAAGAGCTGAGCATCAACTTCCAGGACATGCTCGGAGGCATCTTGCCCAAGCGCAGGAAGAAGCGGAAGGTGACGGTGGCCCAGGCCCGGCGCATCCTGGCTCAGGAGGAAGCCCAGAAACTGATAGACATGGATGCCGCCGTAGCCGACGCCATCTACCGGGCAGAGCAGTACGGCATCATCTTCATCGATGAGATCGACAAGATCGCGGGGCGGGAGGCCGGGGTGGGGCCGGACGTTTCCCGGGAGGGAGTGCAGCGGGACATCCTCCCCATCGTGGAGGGCTCCACGGTCAACACCAAGTACGGCGCCGTGAAGACGGACCACATGCTGTTCATCGCCGCTGGGGCATTCCACATTTCCAAACCGTCGGACCTCATCCCGGAACTGCAGGGCCGCTTCCCCATCCGGGTGGAACTGAAAGCTCTCACCAAGGAGGATTTCAAGCGCATCCTGGTGGAGCCGCAGAACTCGCTCGTCAAGCAGTACCGCGCCCTGCTGGCCACCGAGGGGGTGGAGGTGGAGTTCCGCCAGGAAGCCCTGGACGAGATAGCTGAGCTGGCCTGGCAGGTCAACGGGCAGACCGAGAACATCGGGGCCAGGCGGCTGCACACTGTAATGGAGAAGCTACTTGAGGATCTCTCTTTCGAAGCGGGCGAAGCGGGTCCCCACCGGGTGGTCATCGATCGCGACTATGTGCGGCAGAAGCTGGCTGACCTGGTCAAGGACACCGATTTGAGCCGGTATATCCTGTAA
- the hslV gene encoding ATP-dependent protease subunit HslV has protein sequence MSRAGSTMMGTTILAVRHRGQGAMAGDGQVTLPGATPTVVKHGAQKIRRLYEGRVLAGFAGGVADAFTLFEKFEGKLQESHGNLARAAVALARDWRTDRVLRRLEALLLVMDADHLFLLSGSGEVVQPDDGIAAIGSGGPYALAAARALVRHSDLGPAEIAREAMRIAASIDVYTNEQIVVETV, from the coding sequence ATGAGTCGGGCGGGCAGCACCATGATGGGTACCACCATCCTGGCCGTGCGACACCGCGGGCAGGGGGCCATGGCCGGCGACGGCCAGGTAACCCTGCCGGGGGCGACCCCCACGGTGGTCAAGCACGGGGCGCAAAAGATCCGCCGTCTTTACGAGGGTCGGGTGCTGGCCGGGTTCGCGGGCGGGGTAGCCGATGCCTTCACCCTCTTCGAGAAGTTCGAGGGGAAGCTGCAGGAATCCCACGGCAACCTGGCCCGGGCTGCGGTGGCGCTGGCCCGGGACTGGCGTACCGACCGGGTGCTGCGTCGGCTGGAGGCGCTGCTGCTGGTGATGGACGCCGACCACCTCTTCCTGCTATCGGGATCGGGGGAGGTGGTCCAGCCTGACGACGGCATTGCCGCCATCGGGTCGGGGGGTCCCTATGCGCTGGCTGCAGCCCGGGCCCTGGTACGGCACAGCGACCTGGGGCCGGCCGAGATTGCGCGGGAGGCCATGCGCATTGCGGCTTCCATCGACGTATATACCAACGAGCAGATCGTGGTGGAAACGGTATGA
- a CDS encoding tyrosine recombinase, with translation MSRADWDRWQDEFLAYCLSARGGSRHTVTAYATDLSQFAALASQRGVTALDGVDRNLVREFLGWMMRAGYDRATVHRKLSALRSFFRFLCWRGAVPQNPVRDLLSPRRERRLPSYLGIPEVARLLGMPDATTPLGLRDRALLEVLYACGLRVSELVALDVGDVDYSDGFVLVRRGKGKKQRFVPLGSQAIAALDEYLSRGRPALVRARAAAGEARGTGSASRGTARAALFLNRRGGRLSDRSVRRIVEGYVRRTDVGGRVSPHTLRHSFATHLLQRGADLRSVQEMLGHASVKTTQIYTHVDSSRLREVYERAHPRAGKE, from the coding sequence GTGTCTCGGGCTGACTGGGACCGGTGGCAGGATGAGTTTCTGGCGTACTGCCTTTCCGCCCGCGGAGGGTCTCGCCATACGGTGACCGCGTATGCGACCGACCTCTCCCAGTTCGCGGCGCTGGCTTCCCAGCGCGGGGTTACCGCGCTCGATGGGGTGGACAGGAACCTGGTGCGAGAGTTCCTGGGCTGGATGATGAGAGCGGGTTACGACCGCGCCACGGTCCACCGCAAGCTGTCCGCCCTGCGCTCGTTCTTCCGGTTCCTGTGCTGGCGAGGGGCTGTCCCCCAAAACCCGGTCCGGGATCTGCTCTCTCCCCGGAGGGAGCGGCGACTTCCCTCGTACCTGGGCATACCGGAGGTGGCGCGGCTGCTGGGGATGCCCGACGCCACCACTCCTCTGGGCCTCCGGGACCGCGCCCTGCTGGAAGTCCTGTACGCCTGCGGCCTGCGGGTGTCAGAGCTGGTGGCTCTGGACGTGGGCGATGTCGACTACTCCGACGGGTTCGTGCTGGTCAGGCGGGGGAAGGGGAAGAAACAACGCTTCGTCCCTCTTGGATCACAGGCCATCGCTGCGCTGGACGAGTACCTGAGCCGGGGCAGGCCGGCACTGGTTCGTGCCCGGGCCGCGGCCGGGGAAGCACGCGGTACGGGTAGCGCATCCCGGGGCACGGCCAGGGCAGCCCTGTTCCTGAACCGCCGGGGCGGGCGGTTGTCGGACCGGAGCGTGAGGCGTATCGTGGAGGGGTACGTGCGCCGGACGGACGTGGGCGGGCGCGTTTCCCCCCACACCCTGCGGCACAGCTTCGCCACCCACCTCCTGCAGCGAGGAGCCGACCTGCGCTCGGTGCAGGAGATGCTGGGGCACGCCAGCGTGAAAACCACGCAGATTTACACCCACGTCGACTCCTCCCGCCTGCGGGAGGTATACGAGCGGGCCCACCCCCGGGCCGGGAAGGAATGA
- a CDS encoding HEPN domain-containing protein, with protein MTPLTLAQSYLIKARARLKILGVLLDEEAYSDVVREAQEVVELALKAILRQLGIDPPKQHDVGGLLLEFRDLLPDGVRAQAETLAGTSKWLRKERELAFYGDVDFVPTAEYTRDDAERAIRESRAVVLAAGEVIPLPAPPRPAHEDSDPAEEAAREGEA; from the coding sequence ATGACCCCACTCACTCTCGCCCAGAGTTACCTTATCAAGGCCAGGGCTCGTCTTAAGATCCTCGGGGTGTTGCTAGATGAGGAAGCCTATTCGGACGTTGTGCGGGAGGCTCAGGAGGTAGTGGAACTCGCCCTCAAGGCCATTCTCCGTCAGTTGGGGATCGACCCACCCAAGCAGCATGATGTGGGCGGGCTCCTCCTCGAGTTCAGAGACCTCCTCCCGGATGGGGTGCGAGCTCAGGCAGAGACCCTGGCCGGCACATCGAAGTGGCTCCGCAAGGAGCGGGAACTGGCCTTTTATGGCGACGTGGATTTTGTCCCCACGGCGGAGTATACCCGCGACGATGCGGAGCGGGCGATTCGCGAGTCGCGTGCGGTGGTGCTGGCCGCAGGCGAGGTCATCCCGTTGCCCGCACCACCGCGACCGGCCCACGAAGATAGCGACCCGGCGGAAGAGGCAGCCCGCGAGGGAGAGGCCTGA
- a CDS encoding nucleotidyltransferase domain-containing protein: MREAFEHLVGRAGEEISRHYGERLVSLAVFGSVARGTPGPFSDVDLLVVADPLPAGRVRRVQEFQAIEERLGGEIRPLVRQGIHTDLAPVFKTPAEVLIGSPLFLDMVEEARILFDRGHFLSDYLAKLRRSLARTGARKVRWRGAWYWDLTPHFDWKDVIRA; this comes from the coding sequence ATGCGGGAAGCCTTTGAGCACCTGGTGGGCAGGGCAGGAGAAGAAATCAGCCGGCACTACGGCGAGCGGCTGGTATCGCTGGCCGTGTTCGGGTCGGTGGCACGGGGCACGCCCGGCCCTTTCTCCGACGTGGACCTGCTGGTGGTAGCCGATCCCCTTCCCGCCGGCAGAGTCAGGCGCGTTCAGGAATTCCAGGCCATTGAGGAGCGGCTGGGGGGGGAGATCCGCCCGCTCGTTCGCCAGGGCATTCACACCGACCTGGCCCCTGTTTTCAAGACGCCAGCGGAGGTCCTGATCGGGAGTCCCCTGTTCCTCGACATGGTGGAAGAGGCCCGCATCCTCTTCGACCGGGGACACTTCCTTTCGGACTACCTGGCGAAACTGAGGCGGAGTCTGGCCCGGACGGGAGCGCGCAAGGTACGCTGGCGGGGCGCGTGGTACTGGGATCTTACCCCCCATTTCGACTGGAAGGACGTGATTCGGGCATGA
- the topA gene encoding type I DNA topoisomerase → MAKSSGGGAGRQQGSDRGRPLIIVESPAKARTIEKFLGRQYRVIASMGHVRDLPRSRLGVDVEHGFTPRYITIRGKGEVVEALRREASRAPQVVLATDPDREGEAISWHLAQLLSLKDGEALRVEFPEITRQVVREAIRQPRPLDMKRVESQQARRILDRLVGYKLSPLLWEKVRAGLSAGRVQSVALRLLVDREREIQQFRPEEYWTLVAHLKTAGDRPFDARFWGRAGEKVELRSEDDTRAVMEAVAGQVFRVAKVTRRQRRRGPAPPFTTSALQQEAFRKLGFAVRRTMAVAQQLYEGLNLGPAGHTGLITYMRTDSTRVAEEAVRAATALVRSRYGEDFAAGRARSGTRRPGEQGAHEAIRPTSLERDPDSVRPYLTSEQYRLYRLIWERFLASVMTDAVYDQVLVELEADTHQFRAAGSTLRFPGFLVLYSEGRDEGAPAEEEEGELPPLAEGEVVSLVSLEPAQHFTQPPPRYTEATLVKTLEEKGIGRPSTYAPILSILQEREYVQREGGRLVPTDLGMVVVDLLREHFPGIMDVDFTARVEERLDRVEEGAVSWRDVVEDFWKPFSASLEQAEKDMPRVQLPEEETGETCPVCGRPLVIRRGRYGKFLACSGYPECTHTQPLVARSGVTCPECGRGELVQKRSRKGHTFWGCERYPECRYVIWNKPVPEKCPRCGHFLVEVGRKGGTVLQCGARCGYRTRPPAGTPQPPSDRASR, encoded by the coding sequence TTGGCGAAGAGCAGCGGCGGTGGGGCCGGCCGGCAGCAGGGGTCAGACAGGGGACGCCCCCTGATCATAGTGGAGTCGCCGGCCAAGGCCCGTACCATCGAGAAGTTCCTGGGCAGACAGTACCGGGTGATAGCGTCCATGGGCCACGTGCGGGACCTGCCCCGCAGCCGGCTGGGGGTGGACGTGGAGCACGGCTTCACCCCGCGTTACATAACCATCCGGGGCAAAGGGGAGGTGGTGGAAGCCCTGCGCCGGGAAGCCTCGCGGGCGCCGCAGGTGGTGCTGGCCACCGACCCCGACCGGGAGGGTGAAGCCATCTCCTGGCACCTGGCCCAACTGCTCTCCCTGAAGGACGGCGAGGCCCTGCGGGTGGAGTTCCCCGAAATCACCCGCCAGGTGGTTCGCGAAGCGATCAGGCAGCCCCGTCCCCTGGACATGAAGCGGGTGGAATCACAGCAGGCCCGCCGCATCCTGGATCGGCTGGTGGGGTACAAGCTCAGCCCCCTGCTCTGGGAGAAGGTGCGCGCGGGGCTGTCGGCGGGGCGGGTGCAGTCGGTGGCCCTGCGCCTGCTGGTGGACCGCGAGCGGGAGATCCAGCAGTTTCGACCCGAGGAGTACTGGACCCTGGTCGCCCACCTGAAGACGGCGGGCGACCGTCCCTTTGACGCCCGCTTTTGGGGCCGGGCGGGCGAGAAGGTGGAGCTTCGCTCTGAGGACGATACGCGAGCGGTCATGGAGGCCGTGGCGGGGCAGGTGTTCCGGGTGGCGAAGGTCACCCGGCGCCAGCGGCGGCGTGGCCCGGCACCGCCCTTCACCACCAGCGCCTTGCAGCAGGAGGCTTTCCGCAAGCTGGGGTTCGCGGTGCGACGCACCATGGCCGTGGCCCAGCAGCTTTACGAGGGCCTGAATCTGGGGCCGGCGGGGCACACCGGTCTCATCACCTACATGCGCACGGATTCCACCCGGGTGGCCGAGGAGGCGGTGCGGGCCGCCACCGCCCTGGTGAGGAGCCGCTACGGGGAGGACTTCGCGGCGGGAAGGGCCCGGTCGGGCACACGCAGGCCCGGGGAGCAGGGTGCCCATGAGGCAATCCGCCCCACCTCCTTGGAGCGCGATCCCGATTCGGTGCGCCCCTATCTGACCTCCGAGCAGTACCGGCTCTACCGGCTGATCTGGGAGCGGTTCCTGGCCTCGGTGATGACCGATGCCGTCTACGATCAGGTTCTGGTGGAGCTGGAGGCGGATACTCACCAGTTCCGGGCGGCAGGGTCAACCTTGCGCTTTCCCGGGTTTCTCGTGCTTTACAGTGAGGGCCGGGACGAGGGAGCGCCCGCCGAGGAAGAAGAAGGAGAGTTGCCGCCCCTCGCCGAGGGAGAGGTGGTGAGCCTGGTTTCCCTGGAGCCCGCCCAGCACTTCACCCAGCCGCCGCCCCGGTACACCGAAGCCACCCTGGTGAAGACCCTGGAAGAGAAGGGAATCGGGCGACCCAGCACCTACGCTCCCATCCTGAGCATCCTGCAGGAAAGGGAGTATGTGCAGCGGGAGGGGGGACGCCTGGTTCCCACCGACCTGGGCATGGTGGTGGTGGATCTGCTCCGCGAGCACTTCCCGGGCATCATGGACGTGGACTTTACCGCCCGGGTGGAGGAGCGCCTGGACCGGGTGGAGGAGGGGGCGGTTTCCTGGCGGGACGTGGTGGAGGATTTCTGGAAACCATTTTCGGCTTCCCTGGAGCAGGCTGAGAAAGACATGCCCCGGGTGCAGCTACCGGAGGAGGAAACCGGGGAGACATGTCCGGTGTGCGGTCGACCACTGGTCATCAGGCGGGGGCGCTATGGCAAGTTCCTGGCCTGCTCCGGATATCCGGAGTGCACCCATACCCAGCCTCTGGTGGCGAGGAGCGGGGTGACGTGCCCCGAGTGCGGCCGGGGCGAACTGGTGCAGAAAAGGAGCCGCAAGGGTCACACTTTCTGGGGCTGTGAACGGTACCCGGAGTGTCGCTACGTCATCTGGAACAAACCCGTCCCCGAGAAATGCCCGCGCTGTGGTCACTTCCTGGTGGAAGTGGGCCGCAAGGGCGGGACGGTGCTGCAGTGCGGGGCCCGTTGCGGCTACCGCACCCGTCCCCCCGCCGGAACCCCGCAGCCACCGTCCGACCGGGCCTCCCGTTGA